ATCCCTGTGCTGATCACCATCAAAGGCAAAGTCAAAGTCCTGGAGGACAAGATCCCCGATCGCGGCAAAGAGGTGGAGCAAACGCTCGAAATCGCAGTCGAAGCCTACAGCAAAGAAATCGGCGGCAAAAAAGTGGTTGATATCGATGTCAAAAACCTGATGTGCGAAATCGACGGAGTAGATCTTTTCGCAGAGCTTCGCGCTCATATTCAGTAAAGGGGTGATCAATGTTTAATGAAGAGCATTTCAAAAAATACGATGAGTTTATCGAAACGCTTCCGGACGGGGGCAAAGAGGTAACTCTTTCAGGCGGAGAAAAAGTAGTCATGCGTGAGCCGACGGTTCAGGATCAAATCACTGCAAGCAAGATGGGTAGTGCTGCCGAGAACGAGATCACGTTCATTGCGAATCTGAGCATGAAAACGCCTGCCGAAATCAAAGGGATGAAGCTCAAAGATTACAGTCGACTGCAGGCGGCGCTGAACCATTTTTTGTTCTAAGCCGGGAAGAGTGCATCTCTGGCATGGCGACACTTGGCCATTGGCTTCATTTTGGCTATGCAGATATGCTTGGGATGGACATGACGACGTTCATGTCTTTTCTGGAAGAAACCGAACGTTTATCGAAACATAGCCTGTAAATAAACAGAAAGGAGAATATATCATGGAAAGAATGCTGTCACTGGGGCTGGTCCTTACTGCAAAAGATATGTTCTCCCCCATGTTCTCGAAATTAAATTCGGGTGTTGGACAAGTCACTTCGAAGCTCGAATCATTCAATACAACTACCTCTAAATGGGGAACAGGGCTAACTGCGATCAGTGCCTCCACGCGTGGAATGAGTGAAACCGTCATCAGCTCGTTTGCCGATCTCGAAAACGCTCGGACGCAGCTCGAAAACACCCTTATGAAATCAGACGGGAGCGTCGGCTCCTATTTCAAACAGATCGATGCACAGGCCATGCAACTCGGAAATGCACTTCCCGGAACCACTGCCGATTTCTATCAGATGGCTTCCTCGCTTAAAGCGCTCGGAGTCGAAGAAAAAAGTATCATCGGGGGTGCCTTGCAATCAGCAGCATATCTCGGTGTCGTTCTGAAAATCCCCTATGAAGAAGCCGCAACAGCAACCGCAAAATTCAAAGAGGCCCTAGGTATCGCCGATCAGGAGTTGCTCCCTTTTATCGATGATATCCAGCGCCTCTCGCACATGGGAGTTCAGGTAGGCGAAATGAGCTTCGCATTCTCGAAGATCGGGGCCACGATGAAAGGGCTCGGGATGACAGGGCTCAAAGCGGCTCGCGACGTCGAGCCTCTGATCGGGATGCTGATCAAGTCCGGTTTCTCTGGAGAGACGGTAGGTACCAACCTGGGGAACATCATCAAAAGCGCCGTTTCCTACGAAGGAAATAAAGATCTCGATGCATTGGGCATAAAACTCAATTTTACCGATGCATCCGGAAATTTCAAAGGGACGGCCAATATGATCAAAGAGCTCGAGAAACTCAAAGCAATCAAAAGCGATACTGCTCGGCTGAACATTATCGAATCCATTTTCGGTAAAGGTGAAGCATCAGGGATGGCCAATGTTCTTATCCAAAACGGAACATCGGGGTTGCAGGCATTCAATAAAAAGATGCAGGAGCAGGCAGACCTAAATACGCGTGTAGCCAATTCGTCAAAAACGCTCGGGAATATGTGGGAAGCGTTCCAAGGTACGATGAGCAACCTCTTTGCAATCATGGGAGAGAGCGTTGCTCCAGGCTTAAAGAGTATGACCGGTTGGCTCAATAACGCCACCTCATCAATATCCGACTTTTCAAAAGAACACCCCATATTGACACAGGGTCTGTCATGGATCGTCGTAGGGCTTACTGCAGTTACATTCGCAGCAGGTAGTACGCTGATCGCGGTAAGCGTTTTGGGTAGATCCTTTGCCATGACAAAAGCATTGTTTCTTACTACAGCTGGTGAAGCGACCCTGTTGAGTAAAGCGATTTTATTTGTAGGAGGAGCCGTAAAAACAGTAGGGCTTTTTTTGCTCACTAACCCAATAGGCTTGGCAATCACCGGGATTGCAACGGCAGCATTCCTGATTTACAAATACTGGGGCCCTATCAAAGCGTTCTTTGCGGATATGATCAACTCGATCGGAAGTTGGTTCAATAATCTGTTTGCGTGGTTTGACAAAAAGATCCAAACCGTCGGATCAACGATTCAAAAAGTTAAAAGTTTTTTCGGAGAAAATGACGCTGCCCCCATTCAAAGAACACCGAATCCAAGGGTAGCAGCGGTGCGTGGAGTGGCACAAAAAGCCGGAACAAGCAACACGGTGAACGTCAATATCACAAACCCGAATTTTACTTCCAAAGAACACGCCGCAGCCACCCAGAAGCAGATCGATGAGCAGGTGCGCAAAGCGATGGCCCGACAAGCGAATGACAAAAAAGACCGGAGCTACTCATGATGGCAATGATCGGCGATTTCGCCTTTGATATCCGGACGAATGATTTCGACCGGCTGAGCCGCTCTCTCAGCTATAGCTTCGCGGAGATCCCGAAGGCGCAGAACTATGAAGGATCGCAGAGCGTCGGTAAGGATACGGAGGAGATCAGCCTATCGGGAAGCCATATCACCCTCCGAAGCGGACTCAAGCCGCTGGCCGCTCTCGAAGCGATCGCCAATAAAAAACAGGCGGTTCCCTTTATCATGGGGTACGGCGACGTTCTTGGAGACTTCAAGATCACAAAGATCAGCGAAGACCGATCGGTATTCCTCGAAGACGGAAAATCTCTGCGCGTCGAATTTTCGATCGATCTCAAAAGGGTCCGGTCATGAAACACACCGTAGCGACTCATGGCGACCGTCTCGACCGCATCATTTACGCTTACTACGGTACTTTGGATGTGATGAACGAAGTGATGATGGCCAATGTACATCTCATGAAAAAAACGATCCTGGATGATGGAGACAAAGTCTATCTGCCGGATATCGAAACGGCCACCCCGGAAGAGAAAGGGGTAAGTCTATGGTAAAAATCCCCGATTTTCGCATTACGGCCAACGGCAAAGATGTGACCGAACAGCTGAGGAAGTATCTGATCGGTATCGACTATACCGATGACATCGACAACGAGGCAGACGGATTTTCGATCAAATTCCAGGGAGAAAGTTTCACCCCCCCATCATTCAAAGACGTGCTGAAGGTGTGGCTCGGGTATGCCCACGACCTCTGGTATATCGGGTCATTCAGCGTCCTCAAGTCCCGCCTCGATTACGAGACGATGGAGATAGAGGTGACGGCGACTCCGGTCGATTTCGGAAGCGATATCAAAGAGAAACGCACGACCGCATACGACAACGCCACGCTCCAGCAGATACTCGGGAAAATCGCGGCCAGACACGGCCTGAGCGTAAAGAACAGCTTCCCGAAACACACCTATACCCACAAGGCTCAGACGAACGAAAGCGATCTGGTATTCATGCGCCGCCTTGCACGTGAGCTGGGGGCAACGTTCGCGATCAAAAACAACACGATTCTCTTCCGACCGAAAAAAGGGGGAGATCAGGAATCGGAGCTTCCGGTGCTCACTATCGATGCCAAACAGACCAAAGGGCTCTGGCTCGAGACGCTGGACAAGACCGTTTACCGATCGGCGGTAGCGTCGTGGCACAGTACGAAGGAAAACAAGACCAAGCGGGTCACTGTGGGCTCCGGGAAACCGGTATTGAAGGTTCGGGGGTCGTTCAAAGATGAGGCGGATGCACGGATTAAGGCAAAAGCCAAACTCGAAGGTTCCAACCGTGGCAACGTTCGCGGGGGGTTCGAGCATGAAGGGATCAACGTGATCGCCGGGGCGAAGATCGATCTGCCCAACCTGCCACCGGGGTGGCCGACGTCGTTCGGGGTCAAGCAGGTGCGCCACTCATGGGGGGATGGCGGGTACACGGTCAACGTGGAATTTGAAAATTAAGGAGAAACAATGAAACAAATCAAACGAATCGCCCCGGAGATACTGATCTCGATCGCACTGCTCTGGGTATTTTTCAGCGGGGTCTATATGGCCATGCCTCCGGCGATGCAGCTGCTCGGAGTAAAAATCGTCCTGGTATCTGTCGGTATCCTGCACGCGCATGCCGCCGGAAAGATCCTTTTTAAACCGGTGGACTGGAAAGATCCGTTTCGTCCGGAACACATCGTGAGAATCGTCCTCTATGCGGTCATTCCTCTTTGTTACGCTTTTGGCGGTTGAGCTGTTCGCCGGGGGTTCGATCTCTCGGTGCCAGTCCTACGTCCAGGAAGTGCGCCGGGCGCACTGGACTCAGTTCGGAGTCGACTACCCGTACCAGTACGGCGTCGGCCAACTGGTGCAGGAGTCCGGGTGCCGCAACGTCCTGAGCTATGACGGGGTTGGGTCGCATGGTCTGCCCCAGATCACATGGCGGTGGCATAAGGCCACCCTGCAAAAGCACGGCATCCGCTCACTCGATGCAATCGGCGATCAGCTCAAAGCGCAGGCGATCCTGATGCGGCAGATGTGGGTTCCGAAGTATGGGCTGTGGGTGACATACCAGGTCTACAACGGCGGCGGTCTGGTGCTCAAAGAGATTAACCGCGCCGGGGGCGAGAACTGGGAAAAAGCAAAGGCAAGTTGCAAACGCGGCCAGAGCTGCTTCACCTATCCGTCCGGTAAAAAAGAATGTGTCTCGAACTGCGAGATCAACTACGACTATTCGGTCAAAATTTGGAAATACGGAGGACAATATGGGGGCGTTAAATCAGCTGGCCGGTACCGCTATTGGTAAAGCCGTTTTATGGCTATGTGCGTTTCTGGCGATCGCCGTGGCGGTCATGGCGGTGTTGGTGTTTCTGCTCAAAGCGGAACTGCGTCTGAAGGATGCGGAGATGGCCACGGAGGTGGAGACCCGCAAAGGGATCGAAACGGCCCTGTCGTTTCAGTCTCAAATGATCGATACAAACCGTGTCGACCATGAAAACAATCTCAAGATCGCCCAGGACAAAAACAGCCGGGTGCAGATCCGGTACCACGACCGGGTGATGGCGATCTACCAATGGAAACAAGGAGAAAGCAATGTTACGTGTGACGATCTTGTCGATGCTCTTGATAGCTATCAGTATTAGCGGGTGTGCCGATCCAAAGCCGATCGTTCCAGTTCCGCAGCGGTGCGTACCTCCCTATACACCGGAGCCGGTGATGGACAACGCCCCATGCCCGAAAGACGATAAAGCAAAGCGGTACAAATGCGTACATAACAAGGTACTCAAAAACATCGAAGCGAAAAACAAGTATGCGGAAGAGCTGAAGAATAACGGCGAAGTCTGCAGATAAAAAAGACCGCCCCTACCCCCTCAAGATAGCTGCGGTACCGGAATTATGTCCGGTATCTTAGATTGGCCGTGAAAATATGACACGGCGCAAAGGAATCTTATGCAGCGTCTCAAAGCCCCGTTCGCTTGGATTGGGGGCAAATCCAAACTTGCCGACGATATCGTGGCCATGTTCCCAGAGCATCGCCTCTACGTCGAAGTGTTCGGAGGAGCCCTCAACGTCCTCTACCGAAAACCCTCCCCCGCCTCATCCCGCATAGCCGAAGTGGTCAACGACATCAACGGCGAGCTGATCAATCTCCATCGGATCATACGGACAAATCCGCAATCCTTGTCGACGTGTCTCAACCGGCTGCTGATCAGCCGAGAGGTCTTCGCCGATATTCTCTCCGGGCGCATGAAACCGACCAACAACATCGAGCGCGCAGCATTCTACTATTACCTGCTCACCCAGAGCTTCGGAGCCAAAGGGACGACGTTCGCCATGAGCGCCAAGAGCAGACGTCCCAAAGACATCTACAAGGACTTCGGCCAATGGTCGCGCCGGTTGAAATTTGTCACGATCGAGCACATGAGCTTCGACCGGCTGGTCCGGACGTATGATGCCGATGATGCCTTCTTCTACTGCGACCCTCCCTACGTGTCGACCGAGAGCTACTATCAGCATACCGGAGGGTTCGGCGAAGCGGAACACCGGCAACTGTCCGAGCTGCTTCACGGTATCAAAGGTAAGTTTCTCTTGAGCTACAACGACTGCGATCTGGTGCTGGGACTCTATGCTGACATGAACATCCGATCGAGCAAGCCGATCGATTACACCCTTCGAGGAGCACATCAGAAGAAAGAGGTTCGGGAGGTGTTTATTTCGAATTATTAGGGGGAACGCCCTCTAATAATTTACGATTTGAATTTGAAATGAAAGTGTTTTGATCTCAAAAGGCTGTCATTATAGTTTTTGTTATTTGAATTTGAAATGACAGTAAAAATAGTCTAAAAAGCGGTTTTATGTGCGCGTACTTTCATTTTAAATTCAAATTACTATCATTTTAAAATCGGTTGTACAGGTTGTACAAAAAATCGAGGAAAAATATGATCCGTTTGGGCTCGATTTGGGCACAAGGAAAAAAGAAGTTGTTCGGGAAGCCCACAAAATAGGCTGAATCAGTGGTACCAGTGGGCGGACTCGAACCGCCACGACATCGCTGCCAACGGATTTTGAATCCGTCGTGTCTACCATTTCACCACACTGGCATGCTGTGAAGAGGTGGAATTATAGGTTTGCTTTGCTTAAACCTGAGTAAAAAACTATTTGGGACACTCCCTAATCCGATTTGCGTTTTTGCCGATATTGGTAAATGGAACTTTTGTTGCTTAAGGGCAGAAGCAGATCCAATCAAGGAGTATTCAAATGCGCGTTACATCTTCTTCGTTCTACAATAATATTTACGGTGAGCACAATAAAGCCAATCGTCAGATGTTCGATGTAACGAAACAGATTTCCTCCGGTCTGAAAATTCAATACGCGCATGAAGATCCTACGATATTCGTCGATACATTACGTCTGGACAGTGAAATCACGACGTTGGTCCAGGTTCAAAAGAGTGTCGATAACGGTTATAAATTTTCGAGCCAGACCGACTCGACGATCGGGCAGATCGTCGAAAAACTCGAACAAGTAAAAGTAAAGATGCTTCACGCGGCCAATGAAATCCATTCCGACATCAGTTTGCAGGCTATTGCCAAAGAGCTTCGGGGGCTCCAGACCAATCTGATTTCGCTGGCGAACAGTTCTATCGGTGGTCAGTTTCTCTTTTCCGGAAGCGCGACGACGACTCAGCCTATCAGTCAGGACGGAACGTATCAGGGTAATGACGAGAATCTTGAATCGTTTATGGGAACCGGTTTGACACAAAAATACAACTTGACCGGGGCACAGCTGTTTCTCGGAGAAGAGAAATACGTCAACCGGACGGTTGTGACCAACATGGAACAGCTGCTCGCCGCGGATCAAAGTGCGATCACTCCTTCCAGTACCATTGCCGATTTAATGGGAGATACCACCGGGGCGATGAGCCAACCCTCTTATTTTTACATCAACGGAACACGAAGCGACGGAACCGCATTCAAGTCGGCGATCGAAATGGATGCGAACGAAACGGTCGATGACCTGCTGAAACGAATTGCTCTCGCATACGATCCCAATCAGACCAACCCGCAGGGTGACCAGGTAGAGATAACTCTCAATTCCGGTGGACAGATCCAAATCGTCGACCGTTTCAAAGGTTCCAGCCAACTCGATTTTCACATGGTCGGGGCGGTCGATTTAAGCGGAAGCGGTGCCGCCGATGTTACCGATATCGACGCATTGCAGCTTGGAACGACCGATTTCGCTGCTGCGGCAGCCGCAGGTGGACCGCCAAACAGTATTTTTGTAAAAGAATTTACCCGCAGCGGTTTTTCCACCCCTACCGGAACGGCCAACACCATCGAAGGGATTAATTACGACCGTACCAACTTTGTCAAAGACGGTGCGAGCCTGATTTCCAACGTCCCGCAAATCGTCAAATCGGATAATTCCGTAGCGCAGCCGACGACCAAGCTACTCGATGTCGCCGGGGTCGATTCCGCTACGAATACGCTTATCGGAACGACGCTGAACCTGCAGGGGAAAAATATCTACGGCGTAGCATACGACCTTCAAATCAATCTAACCGCCGCCTCTTCGGTAAGCGGAACGGTTGGAGGGGTTCCCATCACCGGATTCAATATTTACAACGCGGATACGGCACGAACGGCGGCAGACGCCGATACGATGAGTTATCAGCAGCTTCTCGATGTTGTCAATATGGCCGTCAGCGGCTCGTTACCCGCTGCCAATACCGCAGCAGCCTACGATGCGGCGATCACTACCGCAAACTTACGATCATCGACCACTCTCGACTATGCCGGACGGATGGTGGTCAAGGATAAAATCTATACCGATACGCAGGCGGCAGTTTCGCTGTACGACAATACTTCCGACACCTATCCCGCCACCGACACCACAACCAACAGTGGTTCTTCTTTGGTTTTTAACGCCAACAGCGCCCTGACGGTACGTGATCCGAGAACCGATTTTTTTGCCCGCTTAGAAGAGATCATCCAGTCTGTCGAACAGGGCAAATACCGATCGGACGGCACGGACGGCCTTGATCCCCGAAACGTAGGGATCGAGGAAGCGATCGCCATGCTTGATGACATTACCGAACATACGACCCGGATGCAAACGGAGGCAGGAACTTACTCGCAAACCTTGCTCGGAGCGTCTGAACGGACCGAAATTCTGATCATGAGCGCGACAACGCTCCGTTCCGATGTCATCGATACCGACATCGCCGAAGCGCATCTGCGGATGCAACAGTTGCAGCTCAATTACCAGGCGATGCTCTCGAGTATCTCGAAAGTCTCCGAACTCTCGCTCGTCAACTATCTCTAAACTATGTCAAAAAAGCGGGGTTTCTCCCCTTTTTTGCTATAATCAGCCTACTTTTCAGATCCTCGGTAAGGAACATCCCATTTTACGCGATACGTTATTTATTGCCGGATTCGGCATCCTTTTTTATCTCGGCATCGCCACGATTATCGGCAGCGCATCGATCATCGGTGCATACGGGGCATCGTTTGCGGCCTACAATATCCATATTTTCGGCTACGTCGCCTATACCTATCTCCTTCTCCTGATGGTCCCCCTCTTTTACTGGCACAAATACGACGGCGGGCTTCATCGTCGGCTTGAAATGGCGGGGATTTTCGCGCTGCTTTTCTTCGCCCTCGTTTTTTTTCAGGCGCTCGTGGTCGAGGGACCTTACCGCGGTGCCTTCGGAGGCAGCATCGTCGATTTCCTGGGCGTTTACATCGGAACGTTCGGATTGTGGGTCCTGTGGCTGATGATTGTCGCCGTCTCGGTCATCGTCGTCATGGAGCAGAGCCTCGCGGAACTGGCCGAACCGCTCAAAGAATACATGGAAAAACCGCTTACCTCTCCCAAATCTCTCGATAAAAAAGCAGCCGGCGGCTTTACGGTTTCCCCTTCCTTCGACGACGTATCGGATGACGTTCCGACAATCCCGGTATTTCAGGAGCCTCTAGTCGAAAATGCCGTTTGGCCTGCAGCGGAGCCGTCGCCTCAGCCGACCGTTGCCGAAAAAAGTGCGGAGCGCCTCGCAACCGTAGCTGAGGAGGTTCCCTCCCAGCCGCTCCTGCAGGCCGTACCCGAAGCGGCGGCGGAACGTCCGAAAGAATCGACGATCCTGACCATGGCCAAAAAAGTCAAAGAGTCCAAACAGCAGGCTATCGTCGTCGATGAACTCGAAGAAAACAAAATGCTGCTCGAACAGATCGACCGGGGAGTGACCGAAAAACCCAAGAATTTCAAGCTCCCGCCCATCGATATTTTCCAGAATCCCCCCAAAAAGCAAAGCGGCATCGACGAAGCGGAACTCGACGACAAGATCAAAGACCTGATCGAGAAGCTCAAACATTTCAATATCGACGGCGACGTCGTACGCACCTACGCCGGCCCCGTGGTATCGACGTTCGAGTTCAAACCGGCCGCCAACATCAAAGTCTCGAAAATACTGGGGCTTCAGGATGACCTGGCAATGGCGTTGCGGGCACAGACGATCCGCATCCAGGCCCCGATTCCGGGTAAAGACGTCGTCGGGATCGAAATCCCCAACAAAAGCGTCGAGACCATTTACATCCGCGAACTCTTCGAAAGCCAGCTGTTCAAAGAGGCGGCCTCCCCGCTGACGCTGGTACTGGGCAAAGACATTGTCGGAAAACCCTTTATCACCGATCTCAAAAAGCTTCCCCATCTTCTCATCGCCGGAACGACGGGAAGCGGCAAAAGCGTCGGGATCAACGCCATGATCCTGAGCCTCCTGTACAAAAATTCCCCCGACCAGCTCAAACTGATGATGATCGATCCGAAAATGCTCGAATTTTCGATCTACAACGACATCCCCCATCTCTTGACGCCGGTCATCACCAAGCCCAAAGAAGCGATCGCGGCGCTGAGCAATATGGTGTACGAAATGGAGCGGCGCTACAAACTCATGAGCGAAACGCGCACCAAAAACATCGAGAACTTCAACGAAAAAGCGAAAAAAGAAGGGTACGAGCCGCTCCCCTACATCGTCGTCATCATCGACGAACTCGCCGATTTGATGATGACCAGCGGCAAGGATGTCGAATACTCGATCGCCCGCCTCGCGCAAATGGCCCGTGCCAGCGGTATCCACCTGATCGTTGCGACCCAACGTCCGAGCGTCGACGTCGTCACGGGGCTTATCAAAGCCAACCTCCCCTCCCGCATCAGCTACAAGGTGGGCCAGAAAATCGACAGTAAGATCATCCTTGACGGACAGGGGGCCGAATCGTTGCTGGGGCGCGGGGACATGCTCTTCACCCCTCCGGGAATGAGCGGTCTGGTCCGCCTGCACGCACCGTGGAGTACCGAAACCGAAATCGAAAAAGTGGTCGAGTTCCTCAAAGCCCAGCGCGAACCCGATTACGACCGCCGCTTCCTGCGCGAGAGCGACGATGCCTCCTCTCCCGGTGCAGGCGGAGGAAACGACGAAGAACTCGACGAACTTTACGAAGAGGCGAAAAGCATTGTCCTCTCCGAGCAAAAAACCTCGATCAGCTATCTCCAGCGCCGGTTGCAGATCGGCTACAACCGTTCTGCCCGCCTGATCGAGCAGCTCGAGAACAACGGCATCCTCTCCGCTCCCAATGCCAAAGGCAACCGCGACATCATCACCGACGATCCTTTCTGATCCCTTGCGGGATCGCTTCCTGCTCTCTTACTCTCCACATCAGATGTAACTTTTTTACCTACTTTCAACGAATCGTTTTATAGGCCGACCTTTTTTGTCGAATCAATGTGTTACCTAAATAAACACAATAAAGAGCATTTTTCAAAATAAATGGGTATATTTGTAACATTTGCAAAAAACCGATTTTTTTTCCTGATATAATGACTCAAAATTAACAGACACAGGAGTCACCATGGCTTTTATGGACGAATACAAAGCGCACGTTGCGGAGCGTGCCGCACAGGGTATCCCCCCTCTTCCACTCACAAAAGAGCAGGTAACCGCACTGATCGAACTGATCAAAGCGGAAACATCAAAAAACGCCGAGCTGGTCGATATGCTGGCCAACCGTGTCAATCCCGGCGTTGACGACGGTGCTCACGTCAAAGCGGCGTTCCTCCACCAGGTCGTTCAGGGGCAGGAAAAAGCGTTTCTTGCCGATTCGGGCGACATCGACAGCGTAGATCATAAAATCGCCGCCATCCGTATCCTTGGGAAAATGGTGGGCGGATACAACGTCAAACCTCTGATCGATGCCCTTTCCATCGACGCCCTGGCACAGGAAGCGGCCGACCAGCTCAAACACACGCTCCTCGTGTACGATGCGTTCAACGACGTCGTCGAACTTTCCAAAACGAACAAATACGCCAAAGAAGTTCTCCAGTCATGGGCGGATGCCGAGTGGTTCACCAGCAAAAAACCGCTGGCCGAAAAATTCAGCGTCGTCGTCTTCAAATTCCCGGGCGAAACCAATACCGATGACCTCTCACCGGCAAGCGCGGCATTCACCCGTTCCGACATCCCGCTTCACGCGACAACGATGCTCTCGGCCAAAATGCCTGAAGGTATCGCCAAAATCGCCGAACTGAAACAAAAAGGGATGCAAATCGCTTACGTCGGTGACGTCGTCGGAACCGGATCAAGCCGTAAATCGGCAGCCAACTCGGTCCAGTGGCACATGGGTGACGATATCCCGGGTATCCCGAACAAACGTACCGGGGGCGTCGTCATCGGCGGCATCATCGCACCGATCTTCTTTGCAACCTGTGAAGACTCCGGCGCATTGCCGATCGAAGCCGATGTAACCCAAATGGAGACGGGAGATGTCCTCGACATCGACACCAAAGCGGGAACCATTACGAAAAACGGTACCCAAATCGCTACGTTCAGCCTCCGTCCGAACACCATCGAAGACGAAGTGCGTGCAGGGGGACGTATCCCGCTCATCATCGGTCGCGGACTGACCGCTAAAGCACGTGCGGCGCTGGGCCTTGCACCCGCTACCATTTTCGCTCAACCGATCCAACCGGCCGATACCGGCAAAGGGTATACCCTTGCTCAGAAAATGGTGGGTAAAGCGTGCGGCATGGAGGGTGTACGCCCGGGTATGTACTGTGAGCCGATCACCAGCACCGTAGGGAGCCAAG
The DNA window shown above is from Campylobacterota bacterium and carries:
- a CDS encoding phage tail assembly protein — encoded protein: MFNEEHFKKYDEFIETLPDGGKEVTLSGGEKVVMREPTVQDQITASKMGSAAENEITFIANLSMKTPAEIKGMKLKDYSRLQAALNHFLF
- a CDS encoding phage tail tape measure protein; the encoded protein is MERMLSLGLVLTAKDMFSPMFSKLNSGVGQVTSKLESFNTTTSKWGTGLTAISASTRGMSETVISSFADLENARTQLENTLMKSDGSVGSYFKQIDAQAMQLGNALPGTTADFYQMASSLKALGVEEKSIIGGALQSAAYLGVVLKIPYEEAATATAKFKEALGIADQELLPFIDDIQRLSHMGVQVGEMSFAFSKIGATMKGLGMTGLKAARDVEPLIGMLIKSGFSGETVGTNLGNIIKSAVSYEGNKDLDALGIKLNFTDASGNFKGTANMIKELEKLKAIKSDTARLNIIESIFGKGEASGMANVLIQNGTSGLQAFNKKMQEQADLNTRVANSSKTLGNMWEAFQGTMSNLFAIMGESVAPGLKSMTGWLNNATSSISDFSKEHPILTQGLSWIVVGLTAVTFAAGSTLIAVSVLGRSFAMTKALFLTTAGEATLLSKAILFVGGAVKTVGLFLLTNPIGLAITGIATAAFLIYKYWGPIKAFFADMINSIGSWFNNLFAWFDKKIQTVGSTIQKVKSFFGENDAAPIQRTPNPRVAAVRGVAQKAGTSNTVNVNITNPNFTSKEHAAATQKQIDEQVRKAMARQANDKKDRSYS
- a CDS encoding phage tail protein, whose translation is MMAMIGDFAFDIRTNDFDRLSRSLSYSFAEIPKAQNYEGSQSVGKDTEEISLSGSHITLRSGLKPLAALEAIANKKQAVPFIMGYGDVLGDFKITKISEDRSVFLEDGKSLRVEFSIDLKRVRS
- a CDS encoding tail protein X produces the protein MKHTVATHGDRLDRIIYAYYGTLDVMNEVMMANVHLMKKTILDDGDKVYLPDIETATPEEKGVSLW
- a CDS encoding contractile injection system protein, VgrG/Pvc8 family, producing the protein MVKIPDFRITANGKDVTEQLRKYLIGIDYTDDIDNEADGFSIKFQGESFTPPSFKDVLKVWLGYAHDLWYIGSFSVLKSRLDYETMEIEVTATPVDFGSDIKEKRTTAYDNATLQQILGKIAARHGLSVKNSFPKHTYTHKAQTNESDLVFMRRLARELGATFAIKNNTILFRPKKGGDQESELPVLTIDAKQTKGLWLETLDKTVYRSAVASWHSTKENKTKRVTVGSGKPVLKVRGSFKDEADARIKAKAKLEGSNRGNVRGGFEHEGINVIAGAKIDLPNLPPGWPTSFGVKQVRHSWGDGGYTVNVEFEN
- a CDS encoding DNA adenine methylase; translation: MQRLKAPFAWIGGKSKLADDIVAMFPEHRLYVEVFGGALNVLYRKPSPASSRIAEVVNDINGELINLHRIIRTNPQSLSTCLNRLLISREVFADILSGRMKPTNNIERAAFYYYLLTQSFGAKGTTFAMSAKSRRPKDIYKDFGQWSRRLKFVTIEHMSFDRLVRTYDADDAFFYCDPPYVSTESYYQHTGGFGEAEHRQLSELLHGIKGKFLLSYNDCDLVLGLYADMNIRSSKPIDYTLRGAHQKKEVREVFISNY
- the flgL gene encoding flagellar hook-associated protein FlgL, whose translation is MRVTSSSFYNNIYGEHNKANRQMFDVTKQISSGLKIQYAHEDPTIFVDTLRLDSEITTLVQVQKSVDNGYKFSSQTDSTIGQIVEKLEQVKVKMLHAANEIHSDISLQAIAKELRGLQTNLISLANSSIGGQFLFSGSATTTQPISQDGTYQGNDENLESFMGTGLTQKYNLTGAQLFLGEEKYVNRTVVTNMEQLLAADQSAITPSSTIADLMGDTTGAMSQPSYFYINGTRSDGTAFKSAIEMDANETVDDLLKRIALAYDPNQTNPQGDQVEITLNSGGQIQIVDRFKGSSQLDFHMVGAVDLSGSGAADVTDIDALQLGTTDFAAAAAAGGPPNSIFVKEFTRSGFSTPTGTANTIEGINYDRTNFVKDGASLISNVPQIVKSDNSVAQPTTKLLDVAGVDSATNTLIGTTLNLQGKNIYGVAYDLQINLTAASSVSGTVGGVPITGFNIYNADTARTAADADTMSYQQLLDVVNMAVSGSLPAANTAAAYDAAITTANLRSSTTLDYAGRMVVKDKIYTDTQAAVSLYDNTSDTYPATDTTTNSGSSLVFNANSALTVRDPRTDFFARLEEIIQSVEQGKYRSDGTDGLDPRNVGIEEAIAMLDDITEHTTRMQTEAGTYSQTLLGASERTEILIMSATTLRSDVIDTDIAEAHLRMQQLQLNYQAMLSSISKVSELSLVNYL
- a CDS encoding DNA translocase FtsK is translated as MPTSPKRICGCNSCSSITRRCSRVSRKSPNSRSSTISKLCQKSGVSPLFCYNQPTFQILGKEHPILRDTLFIAGFGILFYLGIATIIGSASIIGAYGASFAAYNIHIFGYVAYTYLLLLMVPLFYWHKYDGGLHRRLEMAGIFALLFFALVFFQALVVEGPYRGAFGGSIVDFLGVYIGTFGLWVLWLMIVAVSVIVVMEQSLAELAEPLKEYMEKPLTSPKSLDKKAAGGFTVSPSFDDVSDDVPTIPVFQEPLVENAVWPAAEPSPQPTVAEKSAERLATVAEEVPSQPLLQAVPEAAAERPKESTILTMAKKVKESKQQAIVVDELEENKMLLEQIDRGVTEKPKNFKLPPIDIFQNPPKKQSGIDEAELDDKIKDLIEKLKHFNIDGDVVRTYAGPVVSTFEFKPAANIKVSKILGLQDDLAMALRAQTIRIQAPIPGKDVVGIEIPNKSVETIYIRELFESQLFKEAASPLTLVLGKDIVGKPFITDLKKLPHLLIAGTTGSGKSVGINAMILSLLYKNSPDQLKLMMIDPKMLEFSIYNDIPHLLTPVITKPKEAIAALSNMVYEMERRYKLMSETRTKNIENFNEKAKKEGYEPLPYIVVIIDELADLMMTSGKDVEYSIARLAQMARASGIHLIVATQRPSVDVVTGLIKANLPSRISYKVGQKIDSKIILDGQGAESLLGRGDMLFTPPGMSGLVRLHAPWSTETEIEKVVEFLKAQREPDYDRRFLRESDDASSPGAGGGNDEELDELYEEAKSIVLSEQKTSISYLQRRLQIGYNRSARLIEQLENNGILSAPNAKGNRDIITDDPF